In Chloracidobacterium sp., the following proteins share a genomic window:
- a CDS encoding serine/threonine protein kinase: MADGDWEKAKEIFLAALDEPEAERTQFISARCGPDPTLIDEVQSLLASHESAGDFIELSAFSVSSIVGDSSSIIGKEFGPYKVLDEIGHGGMGAVFLAERFDGEFRHQVAIKIVRPGLDTANVRRRFLHERQILADLQHPYIARLLDGGTTLDGLPYLVMEYVDGIPITEFVKRLNLHERLGLFQKVCEAVAFAHRRLVVHRDLKPSNIFVTPDGRPKLLDFGIAKILENDGTQAQTMTSLSAFTPDYASPEQIRGGAITTASDIYSLGVVLYEILVGRSPYEFGTRSPEEMIRVICEDAPTSPQKQLFGNTANESLVSAGELAGDVENIVLVALRKEPERRYASVEQFSDDIRRHLAGLPVIAREDSVTYRTAKFISRHRIGVAMATLLVLILIGGIVTTAWQARAARQQRDAAEAERAKAEKINQFLQEMLSYSNQSWNSVAGGQGRDVTINQMLDNIVPRIDTELADQPDVRAKIYRTIANAYNSQGRYPLGEKYLRTALAIQTELYGEAHRETLITTDELGESLFQLGKLEDATQLYERLISMLRRDEDRGQRGGEVYLLAAALHGLGSTLAMRGETDQAIRILREASTTIAGLDMAANERGLAAEIKLNLGAAILAQGDLVESELLLRESLSGFRSLPGNSRWETGVALTKLGECLVRQRNYAEAAGLLREGEVIYKNTIGEANNYLTRNLNYQAQAALEQAAYAEAEKLSRTAIEINDRSQSPADLVRARTLLTLGLTLCKTNRAIAGYRFVSQSLELYKKANSVGPDVEIAMRGCKN, translated from the coding sequence ATGGCTGACGGTGACTGGGAAAAAGCCAAGGAGATATTCCTAGCCGCCCTCGACGAGCCAGAGGCGGAAAGGACACAGTTTATTTCTGCCCGGTGCGGACCAGATCCGACCCTGATCGACGAAGTTCAATCTCTGCTTGCTTCACACGAAAGTGCGGGCGATTTTATTGAATTGTCGGCATTTTCAGTTTCGTCCATTGTAGGCGATTCATCATCGATCATCGGTAAGGAGTTCGGACCATATAAGGTACTTGACGAGATCGGCCATGGTGGGATGGGGGCAGTTTTTCTTGCCGAACGGTTCGACGGTGAATTTCGTCATCAGGTCGCCATCAAGATCGTTCGGCCCGGCCTCGATACGGCGAATGTCCGCCGGCGATTCCTACACGAGCGTCAGATCCTTGCCGATCTTCAGCACCCGTATATCGCTCGTCTGCTAGATGGGGGAACAACGTTAGATGGGCTTCCCTACCTAGTGATGGAATATGTCGATGGTATTCCGATCACAGAATTTGTAAAGCGCCTAAATCTTCACGAACGCCTAGGATTGTTTCAAAAAGTATGCGAAGCCGTCGCCTTCGCTCATCGCAGGCTCGTAGTACACCGCGATCTTAAGCCCTCGAACATATTTGTCACCCCCGACGGACGGCCGAAGTTGCTCGACTTTGGTATCGCCAAGATCCTCGAAAACGATGGGACTCAGGCCCAGACAATGACTAGCCTCAGCGCATTCACGCCTGATTATGCCAGCCCGGAACAAATTCGTGGCGGAGCGATAACGACGGCTTCAGACATCTACAGTCTCGGCGTGGTGCTCTACGAAATATTGGTGGGTAGATCGCCCTACGAGTTTGGTACACGCAGCCCCGAGGAGATGATCAGAGTCATCTGCGAGGACGCTCCAACCTCGCCGCAAAAGCAGCTATTTGGGAACACTGCAAACGAAAGTCTTGTTAGTGCCGGTGAACTCGCGGGCGACGTCGAGAACATTGTGCTAGTAGCCCTTCGCAAGGAGCCTGAAAGACGCTACGCATCAGTAGAGCAGTTCTCTGATGACATACGTCGACATCTTGCGGGGCTGCCGGTGATTGCCCGTGAGGATTCGGTGACATATCGGACGGCGAAGTTCATCAGCCGACACCGGATCGGGGTCGCAATGGCAACATTACTCGTTCTGATCCTGATCGGCGGTATCGTCACGACAGCTTGGCAGGCAAGGGCCGCGAGGCAGCAGCGCGATGCCGCCGAGGCCGAGCGGGCAAAGGCCGAGAAAATAAACCAATTCCTACAAGAGATGCTTTCGTACTCAAATCAGAGTTGGAACTCCGTAGCCGGCGGCCAAGGCCGCGATGTGACCATTAATCAAATGCTCGATAATATCGTACCTAGGATCGATACTGAGCTTGCAGATCAGCCCGATGTGCGGGCGAAGATCTATCGCACGATCGCCAACGCCTATAACTCACAGGGCCGTTATCCTCTAGGCGAGAAATACCTGCGAACAGCGCTGGCGATCCAGACCGAGCTCTATGGAGAGGCACATCGCGAGACGCTTATCACGACGGATGAGCTTGGCGAGTCCCTTTTCCAGCTTGGGAAGCTGGAGGATGCAACGCAGCTTTACGAGAGGCTTATCTCCATGCTGCGTCGAGATGAGGATCGTGGACAGCGCGGTGGAGAGGTGTACCTACTCGCCGCAGCCCTCCACGGTTTGGGTTCTACACTCGCGATGAGGGGCGAAACCGATCAGGCGATCCGCATCCTTCGGGAGGCATCCACCACGATCGCCGGACTCGACATGGCGGCGAACGAACGCGGGCTGGCGGCCGAGATAAAGCTAAATCTGGGCGCCGCGATCCTCGCCCAAGGTGATCTGGTCGAAAGCGAACTCTTGCTTCGCGAGTCTCTCAGTGGCTTTCGCTCCCTTCCGGGTAATTCGCGATGGGAAACTGGGGTTGCCCTTACCAAGCTCGGAGAATGCCTTGTTCGACAACGGAACTACGCCGAGGCGGCCGGGCTTCTCCGTGAGGGAGAGGTTATCTACAAAAATACGATCGGTGAAGCCAATAATTACCTAACGCGAAATCTTAACTATCAGGCCCAGGCCGCATTGGAACAGGCGGCATATGCGGAAGCCGAAAAGTTGAGCCGAACCGCGATCGAGATTAATGATCGTTCGCAATCACCGGCGGACTTGGTTCGGGCACGAACTCTGCTGACGCTTGGACTTACCCTCTGTAAAACGAATCGGGCTATCGCGGGGTATCGCTTCGTGAGCCAGAGCCTAGAGCTATACAAAAAGGCAAACAGCGTTGGCCCCGATGTGGAAATCGCAATGCGAGGGTGTAAGAACTAA
- a CDS encoding sigma-70 family RNA polymerase sigma factor — MPETHEVTLLLHELSDGSGEAPEKLLPLVYDELRRLAQGYLNNERAGHTLQATALVHEAYIRLVDWKNVSWQNRAHFFAVAARLMRKILVDHARARKAEKRGGAWQRLALDEAVSYPTGRDLDLVDLDDALSALEELDRLQGNIVELRFFGGLTIEETAHALSISPATVKREWTVAKAWLYREISRSNG; from the coding sequence ATGCCTGAAACGCACGAAGTTACGCTCCTTCTACATGAATTGAGTGACGGGTCCGGAGAGGCGCCTGAGAAACTGCTACCGCTCGTCTATGACGAGTTGCGTCGCCTTGCCCAAGGTTATTTGAACAATGAGCGGGCCGGGCATACACTGCAGGCCACCGCCCTCGTCCACGAGGCCTACATCCGCCTTGTGGACTGGAAGAACGTGTCGTGGCAGAATCGAGCACATTTCTTTGCCGTCGCTGCCCGCCTGATGAGGAAGATACTTGTAGACCACGCTCGCGCTCGAAAGGCAGAAAAACGTGGTGGGGCTTGGCAGCGGCTGGCGCTGGACGAGGCCGTGAGCTATCCGACGGGGCGTGACCTCGACCTGGTCGACCTTGACGATGCACTCAGTGCTCTTGAAGAGTTAGATCGTCTTCAAGGGAATATTGTTGAGCTTCGCTTTTTTGGAGGGCTGACTATCGAGGAAACGGCTCATGCACTCAGCATCTCTCCCGCAACGGTAAAACGCGAATGGACGGTCGCAAAGGCCTGGCTTTACCGTGAGATATCACGAAGTAATGGCTGA
- the rpsO gene encoding 30S ribosomal protein S15: MSTLKETKEKIVTDNRIHASDTGSSQVQIALLTQRINALTEHFKIHKKDNNSRRGLLQLVSRRRKLLDYLKHRDIEQYHELIKKLGIRR; the protein is encoded by the coding sequence ATGTCAACATTGAAAGAAACGAAAGAGAAAATAGTTACCGATAATCGGATCCACGCCAGCGATACGGGTTCGTCACAAGTTCAGATCGCACTGCTCACGCAGCGGATCAACGCGCTGACCGAGCACTTCAAGATCCATAAGAAAGACAACAATTCGCGTCGAGGCTTGCTTCAGTTGGTCTCGCGACGTAGAAAATTGCTTGATTATCTAAAGCATCGTGATATCGAACAGTATCACGAGCTGATCAAGAAACTCGGCATACGCCGATAA
- the pnp gene encoding polyribonucleotide nucleotidyltransferase, with translation MNESIKVGNQDLIVETGKVAKQADGSVVIRYGDTMVLVAAVSARTAREGMDFFPLTVEYRENSFSAGRIPGNYFRREGRPNEKEVLTCRMIDRPVRPLFADGYRFETQIVASVISADTDNDPDVIAITGASCALYLSDIPFHNPIAGVRIGLIDGKYLINPTYDERRESNLNLIVAGTEEAICMVECEANEVEEKIMVEALMLAHREIKRLCLWQKELGKALNITKREYTPAPIDEKVLAEVEKKFVDKLRKALDSTGREKIEVYAGIDALKKEVVESFPEDEPETRAMAGKAFGHLKEKIFREDMLGNKRRPDGRKFSEIRPISCEVGWLPRVHGSALFTRGETQAMVTTTLGTKVDGQFMDDLEKGTIDRRFMLHYNFPPYSVGETGRFGSTSRRETGHGNLARRAIAAVLPSDEEFPYTLRIVSDITESNGSSSMASVCGGILSLMDAGVPIKKPVAGVAMGLVMEGNRYAILSDIAGAEDHYGDMDFKVTGTADGITALQMDIKISGINAMILQEALEQARKGRLHILDVMAKAIAEPREDLSQYAPRIITIKIHPDKIRDVIGKGGSVIRALVEETGAKIDVEDDGTVMIATNDGAAAEQAIARIKAITAEAEVGETYLGTVSRIVDFGAFVEIIPGLDGLLHISEISDRRVKDVRDELKEGQQILVKCIGKEGNKVKLSRKAILAEEKAKASGDAE, from the coding sequence TTGAATGAGTCGATCAAGGTCGGAAATCAGGACCTGATCGTCGAGACCGGTAAGGTCGCAAAACAGGCCGATGGTTCGGTCGTAATTAGATACGGAGACACGATGGTGCTGGTCGCCGCCGTGTCGGCCCGCACGGCGCGTGAGGGCATGGATTTTTTCCCGCTGACGGTTGAATACCGTGAGAATTCATTTTCGGCCGGGCGCATTCCCGGGAACTACTTTCGCCGCGAGGGACGCCCGAACGAAAAAGAGGTGCTGACCTGCCGGATGATCGATCGCCCCGTTAGGCCGCTTTTCGCCGACGGTTATCGCTTTGAAACGCAGATCGTGGCGTCGGTCATCTCAGCGGACACAGACAACGATCCCGATGTTATCGCGATCACAGGTGCGTCGTGCGCTCTTTACCTCTCGGACATTCCGTTTCACAACCCAATAGCGGGCGTGCGTATCGGGTTGATAGACGGAAAATATCTGATTAATCCGACCTACGACGAGCGGCGTGAATCGAACCTCAACCTGATCGTCGCGGGCACCGAAGAGGCCATCTGCATGGTCGAGTGCGAGGCCAATGAGGTCGAGGAAAAGATCATGGTCGAGGCCCTGATGCTTGCACACCGCGAGATCAAGCGACTGTGCCTGTGGCAGAAAGAGCTTGGCAAAGCACTGAACATCACAAAGCGAGAGTACACGCCGGCACCGATCGATGAGAAGGTGCTCGCCGAGGTCGAGAAGAAGTTCGTCGATAAACTGCGCAAAGCGCTCGATTCGACGGGCCGTGAGAAGATTGAGGTTTACGCAGGCATCGACGCACTGAAGAAAGAGGTCGTCGAGAGCTTTCCCGAGGACGAGCCCGAAACACGGGCAATGGCCGGAAAGGCCTTTGGTCACTTAAAAGAGAAGATCTTTCGTGAGGACATGCTTGGGAACAAGCGTCGTCCGGACGGCCGTAAGTTCTCGGAAATTCGCCCGATCTCATGTGAGGTCGGCTGGCTGCCGCGTGTACACGGTTCGGCCCTTTTCACCAGAGGTGAGACCCAGGCGATGGTCACGACGACGCTGGGGACGAAAGTGGACGGCCAGTTCATGGACGACCTGGAGAAAGGCACGATCGACCGGCGCTTCATGCTCCACTATAATTTCCCGCCGTACTCGGTTGGCGAGACGGGCCGGTTTGGCTCAACATCACGCCGGGAGACGGGCCATGGAAATCTCGCCCGGCGGGCGATCGCTGCGGTTCTGCCGAGCGACGAGGAATTTCCATACACGCTCCGCATCGTTTCGGACATTACTGAGTCGAACGGCTCGTCGTCGATGGCGTCGGTCTGCGGCGGCATCCTGAGCCTGATGGACGCGGGCGTGCCGATCAAGAAACCAGTCGCTGGCGTCGCTATGGGTTTGGTGATGGAGGGCAACCGGTACGCGATCCTTTCGGACATCGCAGGAGCCGAAGATCATTACGGCGATATGGACTTTAAGGTCACTGGAACCGCCGATGGTATCACCGCGCTGCAGATGGATATCAAGATCAGCGGCATCAACGCAATGATCCTGCAGGAAGCTCTGGAGCAGGCCAGGAAAGGCCGCCTGCACATCCTCGACGTCATGGCAAAGGCCATCGCCGAGCCGCGTGAGGACCTGTCGCAATACGCTCCGCGAATCATAACGATCAAGATCCATCCCGACAAGATCCGCGACGTTATCGGCAAGGGCGGCTCGGTCATTCGGGCACTCGTGGAGGAAACCGGTGCCAAGATCGATGTCGAGGACGACGGCACGGTCATGATCGCGACGAACGACGGCGCGGCCGCAGAACAGGCTATCGCTCGGATCAAGGCGATCACGGCCGAGGCTGAGGTTGGCGAGACCTATCTCGGGACGGTTTCGAGGATCGTCGATTTCGGAGCGTTCGTTGAGATCATTCCGGGCCTCGACGGGCTGCTGCACATCTCAGAGATATCTGACCGCCGCGTTAAGGATGTTCGTGACGAACTCAAGGAAGGCCAGCAGATCCTCGTTAAGTGTATCGGCAAGGAAGGAAACAAGGTCAAACTCTCTCGTAAGGCGATCCTCGCCGAGGAAAAGGCCAAGGCCAGCGGCGACGCAGAGTAA
- the accB gene encoding acetyl-CoA carboxylase biotin carboxyl carrier protein has protein sequence MDELQALAALVNEHGFTDFEFENENIRVRLSKMTSTAVAQAPAAPSLPVAAPVTGPIAQPETETAADADADVGLHKIISPIVGTFYRASGPDKDPYVSEGSNVGPETTVCIVEAMKLMNEIQAEVSGEIVKIYVENGQPVEFGQALFGVKK, from the coding sequence ATGGACGAGCTTCAGGCCCTCGCGGCTTTGGTCAACGAGCACGGCTTCACGGACTTTGAGTTTGAGAATGAGAATATCAGGGTAAGGTTGAGCAAGATGACAAGCACTGCTGTCGCTCAGGCCCCGGCGGCCCCGTCACTACCCGTCGCTGCTCCAGTTACGGGCCCGATCGCTCAGCCTGAAACTGAAACGGCGGCGGACGCGGACGCGGACGTAGGCTTGCACAAGATCATATCGCCGATCGTCGGCACATTCTATCGGGCCTCAGGGCCTGATAAGGATCCGTACGTTAGCGAGGGCAGCAACGTCGGCCCAGAGACAACCGTTTGCATCGTTGAGGCGATGAAATTGATGAACGAGATTCAGGCCGAGGTTTCAGGCGAGATCGTCAAGATCTACGTCGAGAACGGCCAGCCTGTCGAATTCGGCCAGGCATTGTTTGGCGTTAAGAAATAG
- a CDS encoding PEP-CTERM sorting domain-containing protein (PEP-CTERM proteins occur, often in large numbers, in the proteomes of bacteria that also encode an exosortase, a predicted intramembrane cysteine proteinase. The presence of a PEP-CTERM domain at a protein's C-terminus predicts cleavage within the sorting domain, followed by covalent anchoring to some some component of the (usually Gram-negative) cell surface. Many PEP-CTERM proteins exhibit an unusual sequence composition that includes large numbers of potential glycosylation sites. Expression of one such protein has been shown restore the ability of a bacterium to form floc, a type of biofilm.), with product MRNINVRGLLSIVCVISILAGFSKVAAGPVQFGDVIQLVNARPGKAETTMFTRLSVEGQYSYLTGDDDDDKKKQQDGRVITETRTDIVQDEVCDCEEEVVKKRGFPKWALLGLAAIPIAFILIKRKKDTPTPTATVPFQTPTPGVTPTPGVTPTPGTTPTPQMTPTPQVSPTPPEPVPEPMTILLFGTGLASIGLAARRRFGKKGEKKGEKDTE from the coding sequence ATGAGAAACATAAATGTAAGAGGGTTACTCTCGATAGTTTGCGTCATTTCGATCTTGGCGGGCTTTAGTAAGGTCGCGGCCGGGCCGGTGCAATTCGGCGACGTCATCCAACTCGTCAATGCCCGTCCGGGCAAGGCCGAGACGACAATGTTTACGCGGCTTTCGGTTGAAGGCCAGTATTCGTATCTAACGGGCGACGATGACGACGACAAGAAAAAGCAACAGGATGGCCGCGTCATTACCGAGACGAGAACAGATATCGTCCAGGATGAGGTCTGCGATTGCGAAGAGGAAGTGGTCAAAAAGCGCGGATTCCCTAAATGGGCGCTCTTGGGACTCGCCGCGATTCCGATTGCGTTCATCCTGATCAAACGCAAAAAAGATACGCCGACGCCAACCGCGACTGTGCCGTTCCAGACGCCGACGCCTGGAGTAACGCCGACACCAGGTGTTACACCGACGCCGGGGACAACTCCGACGCCACAGATGACGCCGACGCCTCAGGTCTCGCCGACGCCGCCGGAGCCAGTACCTGAGCCAATGACGATCCTGCTCTTTGGCACGGGCTTGGCATCCATTGGCCTAGCGGCCCGCCGCAGATTTGGCAAGAAGGGCGAGAAGAAAGGTGAAAAAGACACAGAATAG
- the accC gene encoding acetyl-CoA carboxylase biotin carboxylase subunit — protein sequence MRDIRKILVANRGEIACRIIWTCKEMGIKTVAVHSEADREALHVRYADEAVCIGPAPSAESYLNIPAIISAAEITNADAVHPGYGFLAESATFATICGDCNIKFIGPSADVIAMMGDKVEARRTMTAAGVPILPGSPDPIESAEEAKKLALAIGFPLIIKAAAGGGGRGMRIVRQESELVGQLETAQAEALAAFKNGSVYIERYVERPRHIEIQVLADEHGNTIHLGERECTIQRRHQKLLEEAPSPAISPEIREQMGAVAVKACQEIGYASAGTFEFLLDEDDSFYFMEMNTRIQVEHPVTEMVTLADIVRNQVRIATGENIGYSQDEVQIVGHAIECRINAEDPVKFTPSPGRITAFNFPGGPGVRVDTAVYPGYVVPPYYDSMIAKLIVLARTRELAIARMQRALDVMVIEGIKTTLPLHKAIMADENFQKGNFSTKFMEEFKYDVS from the coding sequence ATGCGTGATATACGCAAAATTCTCGTAGCTAACCGGGGCGAGATCGCCTGTCGGATCATCTGGACGTGCAAGGAGATGGGCATTAAGACCGTCGCCGTTCATTCAGAGGCCGACCGCGAAGCCCTGCATGTGCGATACGCCGACGAGGCGGTTTGTATCGGTCCCGCACCGTCGGCCGAGAGCTATCTGAACATTCCGGCGATAATTTCCGCCGCCGAGATCACAAACGCCGACGCCGTGCATCCCGGCTATGGGTTTCTTGCAGAATCAGCGACTTTTGCGACCATATGCGGCGATTGCAATATTAAGTTTATCGGCCCTAGTGCCGACGTTATTGCCATGATGGGCGACAAGGTCGAGGCCCGGCGGACGATGACGGCCGCGGGTGTTCCGATCCTTCCCGGCAGCCCGGACCCGATCGAATCGGCTGAGGAGGCCAAGAAACTGGCGCTTGCGATCGGCTTTCCGCTGATCATCAAGGCCGCTGCAGGCGGCGGTGGGCGGGGTATGCGTATCGTCCGGCAGGAAAGCGAACTTGTCGGGCAACTCGAGACAGCCCAGGCTGAGGCGCTTGCCGCTTTTAAGAACGGATCGGTCTATATCGAACGTTACGTCGAGCGGCCCCGGCACATCGAGATCCAGGTGCTGGCTGACGAACACGGCAATACTATCCACCTTGGCGAACGTGAATGCACTATCCAGCGTCGTCATCAGAAACTGCTGGAGGAGGCTCCGTCACCCGCGATCTCACCAGAGATTCGCGAACAGATGGGTGCTGTCGCCGTCAAAGCCTGTCAGGAGATCGGCTATGCAAGTGCGGGCACGTTCGAGTTCTTGCTGGATGAGGACGACAGCTTCTACTTCATGGAGATGAATACGCGGATCCAGGTAGAGCATCCCGTAACCGAAATGGTGACCCTCGCGGATATCGTGAGGAATCAGGTGCGGATCGCGACGGGTGAAAACATTGGTTATTCTCAGGATGAGGTCCAGATCGTCGGCCATGCGATAGAATGCCGCATCAATGCCGAGGATCCGGTGAAATTCACGCCGAGTCCCGGACGCATCACCGCGTTCAACTTTCCAGGTGGGCCTGGCGTCCGTGTCGATACGGCCGTCTATCCGGGCTATGTAGTGCCGCCGTATTACGATTCGATGATCGCAAAACTGATCGTCCTCGCCCGGACGCGTGAATTGGCGATAGCCCGGATGCAGCGGGCGCTGGACGTTATGGTGATCGAAGGGATCAAGACGACTCTTCCGCTTCATAAGGCGATCATGGCTGACGAGAATTTCCAGAAAGGAAACTTCTCGACCAAGTTTATGGAAGAGTTTAAGTACGATGTCAGCTAA
- the rplQ gene encoding 50S ribosomal protein L17 yields the protein MRHKKAHRKLGRTTEHRISMLRNLATSLINAENEHLVTTVQKAKELRPFIEKVITLARKAQTLEGDDAGVREVHLRRQAAKFFHAGNSTFKLAASRFRGKKGEAKEPIERTAGVKAVQRLFDELGARYKDRNGGYTRIIRVGRRQGDNAEMAVIELVDNPQEMAANG from the coding sequence ATGAGACACAAAAAGGCACATCGCAAACTAGGAAGGACCACCGAACACCGTATATCGATGCTGCGCAATCTGGCGACCTCATTGATAAACGCCGAGAATGAGCATCTGGTTACTACCGTGCAGAAGGCAAAGGAACTGCGCCCTTTCATCGAGAAAGTGATAACACTCGCGCGCAAGGCACAGACGCTGGAAGGCGACGACGCCGGCGTACGCGAAGTCCACCTCAGGCGTCAGGCGGCGAAGTTCTTCCATGCAGGTAACTCAACGTTCAAACTCGCGGCGAGCCGCTTTCGTGGTAAGAAGGGCGAGGCCAAAGAGCCGATCGAGCGTACCGCCGGAGTGAAAGCCGTCCAGCGTCTCTTCGATGAACTCGGTGCTCGCTATAAGGATCGCAATGGCGGTTACACCAGGATCATTCGGGTGGGACGCCGTCAGGGCGACAATGCCGAGATGGCTGTGATAGAGTTGGTCGATAATCCGCAGGAAATGGCGGCGAATGGGTAA
- a CDS encoding class I SAM-dependent methyltransferase, translating into MMDASDIAVWEGIEVERSGSEAKKRQNEDLELSDSIVQRYLDPPADSPFPLEYAYNLLGNASGQRVLDYGCGAGENSVLIAAHGGTPVGVDISPELIQLAERRMALHGYTDFEFKVGSAHELPLEDESIDVVLGIAILHHLDLDLSSKEVFRVLAKGGRAIFFEPVRNSKFIRFVRNLIPYQSPDVSPYERPLTDRELKDFAAPFESFEAKAFSLPFVNLIEALGFSDTALKLAIQVDGTILNAIPFLNYYGSIRVIEMRKSG; encoded by the coding sequence ATGATGGATGCAAGTGACATCGCGGTGTGGGAAGGCATTGAGGTTGAGCGGAGCGGATCTGAGGCGAAAAAACGTCAGAATGAGGATTTGGAGCTATCAGATTCGATCGTTCAGCGTTACCTCGATCCGCCCGCGGATTCTCCTTTTCCGTTAGAGTATGCGTATAACCTCCTAGGCAATGCTTCCGGGCAGAGAGTGCTGGATTACGGGTGTGGAGCGGGCGAGAACAGCGTACTTATCGCTGCGCACGGCGGAACGCCCGTCGGAGTGGATATTTCGCCCGAGCTCATACAACTTGCCGAGCGTCGGATGGCCCTGCATGGATACACTGACTTCGAATTTAAGGTCGGCTCAGCCCACGAGTTGCCACTAGAGGATGAGTCAATTGATGTGGTCTTGGGAATTGCAATCCTACACCATCTCGACCTTGACCTTTCATCGAAGGAAGTTTTCAGGGTGCTAGCAAAAGGTGGCAGAGCGATCTTTTTCGAGCCTGTGAGAAACTCCAAGTTCATTAGATTTGTCCGCAATCTGATCCCTTACCAGTCACCCGATGTCTCGCCCTACGAAAGGCCGTTAACAGACCGAGAATTGAAGGACTTTGCAGCCCCATTTGAAAGTTTCGAGGCAAAGGCCTTTTCGTTGCCCTTCGTAAACCTTATCGAAGCCCTTGGCTTTTCCGACACGGCGCTCAAACTTGCCATTCAAGTTGACGGCACAATTCTAAACGCCATTCCGTTTCTGAATTACTACGGATCAATACGTGTGATCGAAATGAGAAAGAGCGGTTGA